From a single Nicotiana tomentosiformis chromosome 2, ASM39032v3, whole genome shotgun sequence genomic region:
- the LOC138904454 gene encoding uncharacterized mitochondrial protein AtMg00810-like, with amino-acid sequence MHAPKVSHMDVARRVVRYIKSTPGLRLFMPTGSCKDFVAYCDSNWGAYVEYRRLVISYVVKLGGALISWKSKKQGTVSRSSAEAEFRSMAAIVAEIVWLVGLFKEL; translated from the coding sequence ATGCATGCGCCAAAGGTTTCTCACATGGATGTTGCAAGAAGAGTAGTAAGATACATCAAGTCCACACCTGGACTTAGACTTTTTATGCCTACTGGGAGCTGCAAAGATTTTGTAGCCTACTGTGACTCTAATTGGGGAGCATATGTGGAGTATAGAAGATTAGTTATTAGTTATGTGGTGAAGTTAGGTGGAGCTCTAATCTCCTGGAAATCTAAGAAGCAAGGGACAGTGTCCAGGAGCTCAGCTGAAGCAGAATTTAGAAGTATGGCAGCCATAGTAGCTGAAATTGTGTGGCTGGTTGGACTCTTCAAAGAATTATGA
- the LOC138904455 gene encoding uncharacterized mitochondrial protein AtMg00810-like produces MEFVQSHYDYSLFNKKIGTEQVLILVFVDDLIVTSSNLHLIKQVRKVLQERFKMKDLGELKYFLGIEFSRSQEGIVMCQRKYALELVSELGLAGGKPVFTPLEFNHKLTSIEFDQ; encoded by the coding sequence ATGGAGTTTGTGCAAAGTCACTATGACTACTCTCTCTTTAATAAGAAGATAGGAACTGAACAGGTGCTTATTCTAGTATTTGTAGATGACTTGATAGTCACAAGTAGCAATCTACATCTTATCAAGCAGGTGAGAAAAGTGttgcaagaaagattcaaaatgAAGGATTTGGGAGAGCTGAAGTACTTTCTTGGCATTGAATTCTCAAGATCTCAGGAGGGTATCGTGATGTGCCAAAGAAAGTATGCCTTAGAACTGGTGTCTGAACTTGGTCTAGCAGGTGGAAAACCAGTTTTCACACCTCTTGAGTTTAATCATAAGCTCACATCTATTGAGTTTGATCAATAG
- the LOC104096906 gene encoding small RNA degrading nuclease 1-like isoform X2, whose amino-acid sequence MDSKFASSAKKEVLVEIVKLAQKRQMKGSSGGWKDFLRSHDKKLGVSLSDPSKRSVDDLLAFLKTFSQEDDIKLFKKVFQCYSNRDAVEKLQKKSPDSESAEQGLVRLTFEHPQYPTDYSFPSHEEDWLVTRRTKKSNFVKSKKAMIAIDCEMVLCQDGTEALVRICAVDDKLEVKLNEFVNPNKPIADYRTEITGITAGDLDGVSCSLADVQMSMKKLLSHGTILIGHSLHNDLRALKIDHARVIDTSYVFKYRDQPSNRRPSLSNLCKSVLGFELRKKDSPHNCLDDACTAMKLVLAKIERGVDCIIPLVREEVQEPKVAKLLVHRIPVAVHSEELHKVIPGDFTLEVKANKKGQADKYSAFVNFKNQQEANEAFEKLEGNQDKDSVGRPQKLVSFHLDSGISGVLCVCKMATNNLDIEVNPMKRSSVDEETVREPKKPRIEDQCTELKEAGAGCNQCETHVTEIERLKKELNHRDDEISNLNKLIVNLVRKQGL is encoded by the exons ATGGATTCGAAGTTTGCCTCATCAGCGAAGAAAGAG GTTCTAGTCGAAATTGTCAAGTTAGCTCAAAAGCGACAGATGAAAGGAAGTAGCGGAGGTTGGAAAGATTTTTTGAGATCACACGACAAGAAGTTAGGGGTTAGCTTGAGTGACCCGTCGAAGAGGTCCGTTGATGATCTGCTTGCGTTTTTGAAGACGTTTAGCCAAGAGGATGACATAAAG CTTTTTAAAAAGGTGTTTCAATGTTATTCCAATCGAGATGCTGTAGAGAAGCTTCAGAAAAAGTCGCCGGATAGTGAATCCGCGGAACAG GGACTGGTTCGTTTAACTTTTGAGCACCCTCAATACCCGACAGATTACTCATTTCCATCACACGAGGAG GACTGGTTAGTCACGAGAAGGACTAAAAAGTCTAATTTCGTAAAATCAAAAAAGGCAATGATTGCAATTGATTGCGAAATGGTTCTTTGCCAAGATGGAACCGAAGCTTTAGTCAGAATCTGTGCTGTGGATGATAAGTTGGAG GTTAAACTCAATGAATTTGTGAATCCAAACAAACCAATTGCAGATTACAGAACTGAGATTACTGGAATAACCGCTGGAGATTTAGATGGAGTTTCTTGTTCATTGGCTGATGTACAG ATGTCCATGAAGAAGCTATTATCACATGGAACCATATTGATTGGCCACAGTTTACACAATGACCTTCGTG CTTTGAAGATAGATCATGCAAGAGTGATTGACACATCTTATGTCTTCAAATATCGGGATCAGCCTTCTAATAGAAGACCTTCTTTAAGTAATTTGTGTAAG TCTGTGTTAGGTTTTGAACTTCGAAAGAAGGACTCTCCACATAATTGTCTGGATGATGCATGTACTGCAATGAAACTTGTTCTTGCCAAGATTGAACGTGGAGTTGATTGTATCATACCGTTAGTTCGTGAGGAG GTGCAAGAGCCCAAGGTGGCAAAGCTACTTGTCCACAGAATACCAGTGGCTGTTCATAGCGAAGAGTTACACAAAGTTATTCCTGGAGACTTTACCTTAGAAGTTAAG GCTAATAAAAAAGGGCAAGCAGACAAGTATTCTGCCTTCGTCAATTTCAAAAATCAGCAAGAGGCAAATGAGGCATTTGAAAAGCTTGAAGGCAACCAAGATAAG GATTCTGTGGGACGGCCACAAAAGCTCGTTTCATTTCATCTTGATTCCGGTATATCAGGGGTTTTGTGTGTTTGTAAGATGGCCACCAATAACTTAGATATAGAGGTTAACCCAATGAAGAGGTCATCTGTAGATGAAGAGACCGTGAGAGAGCCAAAGAAACCGAGAATAGAAGACCAATGTACGGAGCTCAAGGAGGCTGGTGCAGGTTGTAATCAGTGTGAAACTCACGTGACGGAGATTGAGAGGCTAAAGAAAGAATTAAACCACAGAGATGATGAAATCTCCAACTTGAACAAACTCATTGTTAACCTTGTGAGAAAACAAGGATTGTAA
- the LOC104096906 gene encoding small RNA degrading nuclease 3-like isoform X3 — protein MDSKFASSAKKEVLVEIVKLAQKRQMKGSSGGWKDFLRSHDKKLGVSLSDPSKRSVDDLLAFLKTFSQEDDIKLFKKVFQCYSNRDAVEKLQKKSPDSESAEQGLVRLTFEHPQYPTDYSFPSHEEVKLNEFVNPNKPIADYRTEITGITAGDLDGVSCSLADVQMSMKKLLSHGTILIGHSLHNDLRALKIDHARVIDTSYVFKYRDQPSNRRPSLSNLCKSVLGFELRKKDSPHNCLDDACTAMKLVLAKIERGVDCIIPLVREEVQEPKVAKLLVHRIPVAVHSEELHKVIPGDFTLEVKQANKKGQADKYSAFVNFKNQQEANEAFEKLEGNQDKDSVGRPQKLVSFHLDSGISGVLCVCKMATNNLDIEVNPMKRSSVDEETVREPKKPRIEDQCTELKEAGAGCNQCETHVTEIERLKKELNHRDDEISNLNKLIVNLVRKQGL, from the exons ATGGATTCGAAGTTTGCCTCATCAGCGAAGAAAGAG GTTCTAGTCGAAATTGTCAAGTTAGCTCAAAAGCGACAGATGAAAGGAAGTAGCGGAGGTTGGAAAGATTTTTTGAGATCACACGACAAGAAGTTAGGGGTTAGCTTGAGTGACCCGTCGAAGAGGTCCGTTGATGATCTGCTTGCGTTTTTGAAGACGTTTAGCCAAGAGGATGACATAAAG CTTTTTAAAAAGGTGTTTCAATGTTATTCCAATCGAGATGCTGTAGAGAAGCTTCAGAAAAAGTCGCCGGATAGTGAATCCGCGGAACAG GGACTGGTTCGTTTAACTTTTGAGCACCCTCAATACCCGACAGATTACTCATTTCCATCACACGAGGAG GTTAAACTCAATGAATTTGTGAATCCAAACAAACCAATTGCAGATTACAGAACTGAGATTACTGGAATAACCGCTGGAGATTTAGATGGAGTTTCTTGTTCATTGGCTGATGTACAG ATGTCCATGAAGAAGCTATTATCACATGGAACCATATTGATTGGCCACAGTTTACACAATGACCTTCGTG CTTTGAAGATAGATCATGCAAGAGTGATTGACACATCTTATGTCTTCAAATATCGGGATCAGCCTTCTAATAGAAGACCTTCTTTAAGTAATTTGTGTAAG TCTGTGTTAGGTTTTGAACTTCGAAAGAAGGACTCTCCACATAATTGTCTGGATGATGCATGTACTGCAATGAAACTTGTTCTTGCCAAGATTGAACGTGGAGTTGATTGTATCATACCGTTAGTTCGTGAGGAG GTGCAAGAGCCCAAGGTGGCAAAGCTACTTGTCCACAGAATACCAGTGGCTGTTCATAGCGAAGAGTTACACAAAGTTATTCCTGGAGACTTTACCTTAGAAGTTAAG CAGGCTAATAAAAAAGGGCAAGCAGACAAGTATTCTGCCTTCGTCAATTTCAAAAATCAGCAAGAGGCAAATGAGGCATTTGAAAAGCTTGAAGGCAACCAAGATAAG GATTCTGTGGGACGGCCACAAAAGCTCGTTTCATTTCATCTTGATTCCGGTATATCAGGGGTTTTGTGTGTTTGTAAGATGGCCACCAATAACTTAGATATAGAGGTTAACCCAATGAAGAGGTCATCTGTAGATGAAGAGACCGTGAGAGAGCCAAAGAAACCGAGAATAGAAGACCAATGTACGGAGCTCAAGGAGGCTGGTGCAGGTTGTAATCAGTGTGAAACTCACGTGACGGAGATTGAGAGGCTAAAGAAAGAATTAAACCACAGAGATGATGAAATCTCCAACTTGAACAAACTCATTGTTAACCTTGTGAGAAAACAAGGATTGTAA
- the LOC104096906 gene encoding small RNA degrading nuclease 1-like isoform X1, which translates to MDSKFASSAKKEVLVEIVKLAQKRQMKGSSGGWKDFLRSHDKKLGVSLSDPSKRSVDDLLAFLKTFSQEDDIKLFKKVFQCYSNRDAVEKLQKKSPDSESAEQGLVRLTFEHPQYPTDYSFPSHEEDWLVTRRTKKSNFVKSKKAMIAIDCEMVLCQDGTEALVRICAVDDKLEVKLNEFVNPNKPIADYRTEITGITAGDLDGVSCSLADVQMSMKKLLSHGTILIGHSLHNDLRALKIDHARVIDTSYVFKYRDQPSNRRPSLSNLCKSVLGFELRKKDSPHNCLDDACTAMKLVLAKIERGVDCIIPLVREEVQEPKVAKLLVHRIPVAVHSEELHKVIPGDFTLEVKQANKKGQADKYSAFVNFKNQQEANEAFEKLEGNQDKDSVGRPQKLVSFHLDSGISGVLCVCKMATNNLDIEVNPMKRSSVDEETVREPKKPRIEDQCTELKEAGAGCNQCETHVTEIERLKKELNHRDDEISNLNKLIVNLVRKQGL; encoded by the exons ATGGATTCGAAGTTTGCCTCATCAGCGAAGAAAGAG GTTCTAGTCGAAATTGTCAAGTTAGCTCAAAAGCGACAGATGAAAGGAAGTAGCGGAGGTTGGAAAGATTTTTTGAGATCACACGACAAGAAGTTAGGGGTTAGCTTGAGTGACCCGTCGAAGAGGTCCGTTGATGATCTGCTTGCGTTTTTGAAGACGTTTAGCCAAGAGGATGACATAAAG CTTTTTAAAAAGGTGTTTCAATGTTATTCCAATCGAGATGCTGTAGAGAAGCTTCAGAAAAAGTCGCCGGATAGTGAATCCGCGGAACAG GGACTGGTTCGTTTAACTTTTGAGCACCCTCAATACCCGACAGATTACTCATTTCCATCACACGAGGAG GACTGGTTAGTCACGAGAAGGACTAAAAAGTCTAATTTCGTAAAATCAAAAAAGGCAATGATTGCAATTGATTGCGAAATGGTTCTTTGCCAAGATGGAACCGAAGCTTTAGTCAGAATCTGTGCTGTGGATGATAAGTTGGAG GTTAAACTCAATGAATTTGTGAATCCAAACAAACCAATTGCAGATTACAGAACTGAGATTACTGGAATAACCGCTGGAGATTTAGATGGAGTTTCTTGTTCATTGGCTGATGTACAG ATGTCCATGAAGAAGCTATTATCACATGGAACCATATTGATTGGCCACAGTTTACACAATGACCTTCGTG CTTTGAAGATAGATCATGCAAGAGTGATTGACACATCTTATGTCTTCAAATATCGGGATCAGCCTTCTAATAGAAGACCTTCTTTAAGTAATTTGTGTAAG TCTGTGTTAGGTTTTGAACTTCGAAAGAAGGACTCTCCACATAATTGTCTGGATGATGCATGTACTGCAATGAAACTTGTTCTTGCCAAGATTGAACGTGGAGTTGATTGTATCATACCGTTAGTTCGTGAGGAG GTGCAAGAGCCCAAGGTGGCAAAGCTACTTGTCCACAGAATACCAGTGGCTGTTCATAGCGAAGAGTTACACAAAGTTATTCCTGGAGACTTTACCTTAGAAGTTAAG CAGGCTAATAAAAAAGGGCAAGCAGACAAGTATTCTGCCTTCGTCAATTTCAAAAATCAGCAAGAGGCAAATGAGGCATTTGAAAAGCTTGAAGGCAACCAAGATAAG GATTCTGTGGGACGGCCACAAAAGCTCGTTTCATTTCATCTTGATTCCGGTATATCAGGGGTTTTGTGTGTTTGTAAGATGGCCACCAATAACTTAGATATAGAGGTTAACCCAATGAAGAGGTCATCTGTAGATGAAGAGACCGTGAGAGAGCCAAAGAAACCGAGAATAGAAGACCAATGTACGGAGCTCAAGGAGGCTGGTGCAGGTTGTAATCAGTGTGAAACTCACGTGACGGAGATTGAGAGGCTAAAGAAAGAATTAAACCACAGAGATGATGAAATCTCCAACTTGAACAAACTCATTGTTAACCTTGTGAGAAAACAAGGATTGTAA